In a single window of the Actinomycetota bacterium genome:
- the pckA gene encoding phosphoenolpyruvate carboxykinase (ATP): protein MHDLSPHGIEPKGEVFWDLSTPVLVEHTLDQGLGMLAHRGPLVVSTVPYTGRSPKDKFIVRDPQTEGEIWWGDVNHPIEPEVYDALYARVTEHLAERNLYIQDLYAGADPRYRLAVRAITSSPWHAHFCRNMFRLPRSYELDDEIEPFHPDFTLVHAPDFKAIPERDGTRSEVFIIISFEHKVLLIGGTTYMGEMKKSVFSVLNYLLPKKGVLSMHASANVDQTGHSAVIFGLSGTGKTTLATDPKRNMIGDDEIGWGVDGIFNIEGGSYAKVIRLSPEDEPLIFEATNQFEALLENVVINPESRRVEWDDATRTENIRSSYPLAHLPNVVKSGMAPPPHNIVFLSADAFGVLPPISRLTREQAMYYFISGYTAKLAGTERGVNEPAATFSPCFGAPFLPLPPSYYADVLAKKIDEFGTGLWMINTGWTSGPYGVGYRIRIPHTRAMLNAALAGDLDDATYHQDSIFGLSIPTEVPGVPAELLDPRSTWEDPSAYDTQAVKLAGMFQKNFRQYADNVPEAVIAAGPHT, encoded by the coding sequence TTGCACGATCTCAGCCCTCACGGCATCGAGCCGAAAGGCGAAGTCTTCTGGGACCTGTCGACGCCGGTTCTGGTCGAGCACACCCTCGACCAAGGTCTCGGCATGTTGGCCCACCGAGGCCCGCTCGTCGTCAGCACCGTCCCCTACACGGGCCGAAGCCCGAAAGACAAGTTCATCGTCCGTGATCCTCAGACCGAGGGCGAGATATGGTGGGGGGACGTCAACCATCCGATCGAGCCCGAGGTGTACGACGCTCTCTATGCGCGCGTGACGGAACATCTGGCCGAGCGCAACCTGTACATCCAGGATTTGTATGCGGGAGCAGACCCCCGGTACCGGCTGGCCGTCCGGGCGATCACCTCGAGTCCGTGGCATGCACACTTCTGCCGGAATATGTTCCGCTTGCCCCGCTCCTACGAGCTCGACGACGAGATCGAACCGTTCCACCCGGACTTCACGCTCGTGCACGCTCCGGACTTCAAAGCGATCCCCGAACGCGACGGCACCCGCAGCGAAGTCTTCATCATCATCTCCTTCGAGCATAAAGTGCTCTTGATCGGCGGCACCACGTACATGGGCGAGATGAAGAAGTCGGTCTTCTCGGTCTTGAACTACCTGCTGCCGAAGAAGGGCGTGCTCAGCATGCACGCCTCGGCCAACGTCGACCAGACGGGACATTCGGCCGTGATCTTCGGGCTCTCCGGCACCGGCAAGACGACCCTGGCGACCGATCCGAAGAGGAACATGATCGGCGACGATGAGATCGGCTGGGGCGTCGACGGCATCTTCAACATCGAGGGCGGCTCCTACGCGAAGGTGATCCGTCTCAGCCCCGAGGACGAACCGCTCATCTTCGAGGCCACCAACCAGTTCGAGGCACTGCTCGAGAACGTGGTGATCAACCCTGAGAGCCGCCGGGTGGAGTGGGATGACGCAACTCGCACCGAGAACATCCGCAGCTCCTATCCGCTCGCTCACCTCCCCAATGTCGTGAAGAGTGGCATGGCTCCGCCCCCACATAACATCGTGTTTCTGTCTGCGGACGCGTTCGGCGTGCTTCCCCCGATCTCGCGACTGACCCGCGAGCAGGCGATGTACTACTTCATCTCCGGATACACGGCCAAGCTCGCCGGCACGGAGAGGGGTGTGAACGAGCCGGCCGCCACCTTCTCCCCATGCTTCGGCGCCCCGTTCCTTCCGCTGCCACCCTCGTACTACGCCGACGTTCTCGCAAAGAAGATCGACGAGTTCGGCACCGGACTCTGGATGATCAACACCGGATGGACGAGTGGACCCTACGGTGTCGGCTACCGGATCCGGATCCCGCACACGCGGGCAATGCTCAACGCGGCGCTCGCCGGCGACCTCGACGACGCCACGTACCACCAGGACTCCATCTTCGGCCTCTCGATCCCGACAGAGGTCCCGGGAGTTCCCGCCGAACTGCTCGACCCTCGTAGCACCTGGGAGGATCCATCTGCCTACGACACGCAAGCCGTCAAGCTGGCCGGGATGTTCCAAAAGAACTTCCGGCAATACGCAGACAATGTTCCCGAGGCCGTCATCGCCGCGGGACCACACACGTGA
- a CDS encoding methyltransferase domain-containing protein, protein MDFGRTAVDYERHRPGFPESFFDRLVHNRWIRAGQRALDLGTGTGSLALGFAARGLEVTGIDIAPELLEVARQAAVDRGLSAHFIEGRAEATGQDDAGFDLVSAGQCWWWFDTDTTITEVNRILTPGGRLLICDFSYLPLPGNVAGRTEDLILRHNPGWPKAGWRGVHPEQVQALDRGGFQHVESFSYVTNVAFTHTGWRGRIRTCNGVGSTLSAGQVQRFDTDLAELLAHEFPGELSVPHRVFATSGIKA, encoded by the coding sequence ATCGACTTTGGCCGTACCGCCGTCGACTATGAACGCCATCGCCCGGGCTTCCCCGAGAGTTTCTTCGACCGCCTGGTGCACAACCGCTGGATCCGCGCAGGTCAACGCGCCCTCGATCTGGGTACTGGCACGGGCTCCCTCGCTTTGGGTTTCGCCGCCCGCGGACTCGAAGTCACCGGCATCGACATCGCCCCCGAACTACTCGAAGTCGCACGCCAAGCCGCCGTCGACCGCGGACTGTCCGCTCACTTCATCGAGGGGCGTGCCGAGGCCACCGGCCAGGACGACGCCGGCTTCGATCTCGTGAGCGCAGGCCAATGCTGGTGGTGGTTCGACACGGACACAACCATCACGGAGGTCAACCGCATTCTCACCCCGGGCGGTCGCCTGCTCATCTGCGACTTCAGCTACCTGCCGCTGCCCGGCAATGTTGCCGGCCGCACCGAGGATCTGATTCTCCGACACAACCCCGGCTGGCCCAAGGCAGGCTGGCGAGGTGTACACCCCGAGCAGGTACAAGCCCTCGACCGGGGAGGCTTCCAGCACGTCGAGAGCTTCAGCTATGTGACCAACGTGGCGTTCACCCACACCGGCTGGCGCGGTCGCATCCGCACCTGCAACGGGGTCGGCTCGACTCTGAGCGCCGGCCAGGTCCAGCGTTTCGACACCGATCTCGCCGAGCTGCTCGCCCACGAGTTCCCGGGCGAACTCTCGGTGCCGCACCGCGTCTTCGCCACCAGCGGGATCAAGGCCTGA
- a CDS encoding IS1182 family transposase, producing the protein MGHLVPSGSVYEFLGEHRRRLFPDDMFEDLFSSSRGRPSVAGDVVATVMVLQSLEGLSDRDAVDALRTDLKWKVACGVPLTDEGFHPTVLTLWRNRLRASDRPQRIFDAVRAVVVETGVLAKRTRRALDSTLLDDAVATQDTVTQLTSVIRRVRKTVPVAVTVDVSGHDYEAPGKPACAWDDPAARDELVTALVTDAAAILDAVDGVALDDDQTRLVALLALVAGQDVEPGDEEGTWRIAHRVAKDRVISTVDPETRHMHKSRSAYRDGYKAHIAVEPETGIITACDLTPSSIGDGPVGVDLLDGEPSGLTVLADSAYGAGPTRADLADAEHTVVIKPWPLARNSKLGDDQYTRDDFTIDYDERTVTCPNQTTVPINAGGQARFGARCRDCPVRDRCTTAAEGRVFSVGDHDQLLAQARAQWRDGDDLDEYRQYRPMVERSIAWIVTNGHRRVRYRGVERNRIALSTRAAVINLRRLINLGLVSNPDGWALHPG; encoded by the coding sequence GTGGGTCATCTGGTCCCGTCGGGTTCGGTGTACGAGTTTCTGGGGGAGCATCGACGACGCCTGTTCCCGGATGACATGTTCGAGGATCTGTTCTCATCGTCGCGGGGTCGCCCGTCGGTGGCGGGTGATGTGGTCGCTACGGTCATGGTTCTTCAGTCGTTGGAGGGCTTGTCAGATCGTGACGCTGTGGATGCGCTTCGAACCGACCTGAAGTGGAAAGTGGCATGTGGGGTCCCGTTGACTGATGAGGGGTTCCACCCGACTGTGTTGACGTTGTGGCGGAACCGGCTTCGTGCCAGTGACCGCCCGCAGCGGATCTTTGACGCGGTGCGCGCTGTGGTGGTCGAGACTGGGGTGTTGGCGAAACGGACCCGTCGAGCGTTGGATTCGACGCTGCTTGATGACGCGGTGGCGACTCAGGACACAGTGACGCAGTTGACGTCGGTGATCCGCCGGGTCCGTAAGACAGTCCCTGTTGCAGTCACGGTTGACGTGTCAGGTCATGATTACGAGGCCCCTGGCAAACCGGCCTGTGCGTGGGACGATCCTGCTGCTCGTGACGAACTTGTCACCGCCCTCGTCACCGACGCTGCGGCGATCTTGGATGCGGTTGACGGTGTCGCACTTGATGACGATCAGACCCGCCTTGTTGCACTCCTTGCCCTGGTTGCAGGTCAAGATGTTGAACCTGGCGATGAGGAAGGCACGTGGCGGATCGCTCACCGGGTCGCCAAGGACCGGGTCATCTCAACGGTGGATCCCGAGACGAGACATATGCACAAGTCCCGATCCGCCTATCGCGATGGATACAAGGCCCACATCGCGGTTGAACCCGAGACGGGGATCATCACGGCGTGTGATCTGACGCCATCCAGCATCGGGGACGGGCCGGTCGGTGTCGACCTCCTCGATGGTGAACCCTCGGGTCTCACCGTGTTGGCTGATTCGGCGTATGGGGCCGGCCCAACCCGTGCCGATCTTGCTGATGCCGAACACACTGTGGTGATCAAACCCTGGCCGCTGGCACGCAACTCGAAACTCGGCGACGATCAATACACCAGGGACGACTTCACGATCGACTACGACGAACGCACGGTCACCTGCCCCAACCAGACCACGGTGCCGATCAACGCCGGCGGGCAAGCCCGTTTCGGTGCCAGATGCAGGGACTGTCCGGTCCGTGACCGTTGCACGACAGCCGCTGAGGGCAGAGTCTTCAGCGTCGGTGACCACGACCAGCTCCTTGCCCAAGCCCGGGCCCAATGGCGAGACGGAGACGACCTCGACGAGTATCGGCAGTATCGGCCCATGGTCGAACGCTCCATTGCGTGGATCGTCACGAACGGACACCGTAGAGTCAGATACCGAGGCGTTGAACGCAACCGCATCGCCCTCTCCACACGAGCAGCAGTCATCAACCTCCGGCGGCTTATCAACCTCGGACTCGTCTCGAACCCCGACGGATGGGCCCTCCACCCGGGCTGA
- a CDS encoding aspartate-semialdehyde dehydrogenase gives MGSARTAVVGATGAVGRAMVSILEERSFPVSELRLMASSRSAGRIVETAWGDVEVEDLEKADPAGIDVALFSAGGSRSRMFAPAFVRAGAIVVDNSSAFRMDPDVPLVVVDVNDAAAQEHRGIIANPNCTTMGLMMAVAPLHRAAGIESMVVSSYQAVSGSGRQGINELTRQLAELGEDLDALSGGGWKDPGGDVYVRPIGFNALPFAGSEADAGYTDEEWKLVNESRKILDLPELRVEPTCVRVPVMVGHGITATLGFSRALGVEEAIRLLEEAPGVEVWSDRVPTPLDSAGRDETLVGRIRETLGTPGGLNLWCVSDNLRKGAALNAVQIAELLL, from the coding sequence ATGGGTAGCGCGCGAACCGCTGTCGTCGGCGCGACTGGCGCCGTGGGGAGGGCGATGGTCTCGATCCTGGAGGAACGAAGTTTTCCGGTGTCGGAACTGCGGCTGATGGCCAGCAGCCGTTCGGCCGGACGAATCGTGGAGACCGCATGGGGTGATGTCGAGGTCGAGGATCTCGAAAAGGCGGATCCGGCCGGAATCGACGTTGCGTTGTTCTCGGCAGGGGGATCTCGGTCACGGATGTTCGCTCCTGCGTTCGTCCGGGCCGGTGCGATCGTCGTCGACAACTCGTCGGCCTTCAGGATGGATCCGGATGTCCCACTCGTAGTCGTGGACGTGAACGATGCCGCGGCGCAAGAGCATCGAGGGATCATCGCCAATCCCAACTGCACGACGATGGGGCTGATGATGGCCGTCGCACCGTTGCACAGGGCGGCCGGCATCGAATCGATGGTCGTGAGCTCCTACCAGGCCGTGTCGGGCTCCGGCCGGCAGGGCATCAATGAGCTGACACGACAGTTGGCCGAACTCGGTGAGGACCTGGATGCCCTCTCCGGCGGCGGATGGAAGGACCCTGGTGGTGATGTGTATGTGCGGCCGATCGGCTTCAACGCGTTGCCGTTCGCGGGTAGCGAGGCAGACGCCGGTTACACCGACGAAGAGTGGAAGCTCGTGAACGAGAGCCGCAAGATCCTCGATCTTCCCGAGTTGCGGGTCGAACCGACGTGTGTGCGGGTACCGGTGATGGTTGGCCACGGCATCACGGCCACGCTCGGCTTCTCGCGGGCGTTGGGAGTTGAGGAAGCGATTCGGCTTCTCGAAGAGGCTCCCGGCGTTGAGGTCTGGTCGGACCGGGTGCCGACGCCTCTGGACTCTGCCGGGCGCGATGAGACGCTGGTCGGTCGGATACGGGAGACGCTCGGAACACCGGGAGGGTTGAACCTCTGGTGTGTCTCCGACAACCTTCGCAAGGGAGCCGCACTGAATGCGGTGCAGATCGCAGAGCTGCTCCTCTAG
- a CDS encoding aspartate kinase produces the protein MGLYVQKFGGTSVADAERIRRVAARVAATKRAGNEVLVVVSAMGSSTDDLIDLANQLHPDPPGREMDMLLSAGERIAMSLLAMAIHAEGIEAVSFTGSQAGILTDSHHGGAKIREIRGFRVVESLGEGKVVIVAGFQGVDPESKDVTTLGRGGTDTTAVALAAANHADVCEIYTDVDGVFTADPRLVPAARKLDEITFEEMLELASTGAKVLMARSVEVAQRFGIPLHVRSSFHDGQGSWVKETTMEQAIVRGISHDTAEAKVTIVGVPDRPGVAASVFAPLADRGVNVDMIVQNVSHDGTTDISFTIPRAGVAVAEKTAREVAKEVGAKSVLVDLEIGRVSVVGVGMRSNPGIAARMFEVLADHGINIEMISTSSIRISCVIREDQVKQAVRALHRAFFEEQSDG, from the coding sequence ATGGGCCTTTACGTTCAGAAATTCGGCGGAACGTCGGTGGCGGACGCGGAGCGGATTCGGCGGGTCGCCGCCCGGGTTGCCGCAACCAAGCGGGCCGGCAACGAGGTGCTCGTCGTCGTGTCCGCGATGGGATCGTCGACGGACGACCTGATCGACCTTGCCAACCAGCTGCACCCCGATCCGCCCGGGCGCGAGATGGACATGCTGTTGAGTGCCGGTGAGAGAATCGCAATGTCACTGCTCGCGATGGCGATTCACGCCGAGGGTATCGAGGCGGTCAGTTTCACCGGATCACAGGCCGGGATCCTGACCGATTCGCACCATGGCGGAGCGAAGATCCGTGAGATCCGCGGTTTTCGCGTCGTGGAGAGCCTTGGAGAGGGGAAAGTCGTCATCGTCGCGGGATTCCAGGGCGTCGATCCGGAGTCCAAAGACGTGACGACACTTGGAAGAGGTGGCACGGATACGACGGCGGTTGCGCTCGCTGCAGCGAACCATGCCGACGTGTGTGAGATCTACACGGATGTGGACGGGGTGTTCACCGCCGACCCTCGGCTGGTCCCCGCCGCCCGGAAGCTCGACGAGATCACGTTTGAGGAGATGCTCGAGTTGGCGTCAACGGGTGCGAAGGTGTTGATGGCACGATCTGTGGAGGTTGCGCAGCGATTCGGCATACCGTTGCATGTTCGCTCGTCGTTTCATGACGGGCAGGGTTCCTGGGTGAAGGAGACCACAATGGAGCAAGCGATCGTTCGTGGGATTTCCCACGACACAGCAGAGGCAAAAGTCACCATCGTCGGTGTTCCCGACCGTCCGGGAGTCGCCGCCTCGGTGTTTGCGCCCCTTGCGGATCGTGGGGTCAACGTCGACATGATCGTGCAGAACGTTTCACACGATGGCACGACCGACATCAGCTTCACGATTCCCAGGGCCGGAGTCGCCGTCGCGGAGAAGACGGCGCGTGAGGTTGCCAAAGAAGTGGGTGCGAAGTCGGTGCTCGTTGATCTCGAGATCGGCCGCGTCTCCGTCGTCGGAGTGGGAATGCGGTCGAACCCGGGTATTGCCGCTCGTATGTTCGAGGTTCTTGCCGATCATGGCATCAACATCGAGATGATCTCGACGTCGAGCATCCGGATCTCATGTGTGATTCGGGAAGATCAGGTCAAGCAGGCCGTGCGGGCCCTGCACAGGGCGTTTTTCGAGGAGCAATCCGATGGGTAG
- a CDS encoding peptidylprolyl isomerase: MRFDAPEDQHIDPGATVTATVATSCGDIVIKLDPASAPQTVNSFVFLARQGFFDGTVFHRIVPGFVIQGGDPTATGTGGPGYTITDEFPSAGFTYDRGVVAMANSGSDSTGSQFFIVLGDTNLKPAFSPLGRVVDGDATLDAIAAVPVAPSASGENSDPQETVYIDTVTIDITG, from the coding sequence ATGCGTTTCGATGCCCCCGAGGACCAACACATCGATCCTGGCGCGACCGTGACCGCCACGGTTGCGACATCTTGTGGCGACATCGTCATCAAGCTGGATCCTGCGTCTGCTCCACAGACGGTCAACTCGTTCGTGTTCCTCGCCCGACAAGGTTTCTTCGACGGGACGGTCTTTCACCGTATCGTCCCGGGTTTCGTGATCCAGGGTGGCGACCCGACGGCAACCGGCACCGGTGGGCCCGGCTACACGATCACAGACGAGTTTCCGTCGGCCGGTTTCACCTACGATCGCGGTGTCGTCGCCATGGCCAATTCGGGATCCGACTCCACGGGGAGTCAGTTCTTCATCGTGCTCGGCGACACGAACCTCAAACCCGCATTCTCGCCGCTCGGCAGGGTCGTCGACGGTGATGCCACCCTCGATGCGATCGCGGCGGTTCCAGTCGCTCCGTCGGCGTCGGGTGAGAACAGCGACCCCCAGGAAACCGTCTACATCGACACGGTCACCATCGACATCACCGGCTGA
- a CDS encoding PHP domain-containing protein produces the protein MAVDLHTHSFFSDGSDSPSDVVHAAFRAGLTAVALTDHDTLEGIPEAHQAAGEVGMELVPGVEISCEWAPGTMHIVVLFLDPGPGPLQDELVDLRRSRDARNHAIADRLQRLGIDITYDEVARQAGTGVVGRPHFAAVLVRKGIVDDINGAFRELLADGKPAYVSRKRLTPEDAIGLAKASGAVSVLAHPHTLGLDTADEFARTFRWLRSVGLIGLEAYCTEHPPDERLELASVARSHGLIPSGGSDYHGSYRPGVRIGQGRGNLRVPAELLEELRAARETS, from the coding sequence ATGGCGGTGGACCTGCACACACACAGCTTCTTCTCCGACGGGAGTGACTCACCGTCCGATGTCGTCCATGCGGCTTTCAGGGCCGGCCTCACGGCCGTTGCACTCACGGATCACGATACGCTCGAAGGTATCCCGGAAGCGCACCAGGCAGCCGGCGAGGTGGGCATGGAGCTCGTGCCTGGCGTCGAGATCTCCTGCGAGTGGGCGCCGGGCACGATGCACATCGTCGTGCTCTTCCTCGACCCGGGACCCGGCCCCCTCCAAGACGAACTCGTCGACCTCCGGCGCAGCCGAGACGCCCGCAATCACGCGATCGCCGACCGTCTCCAACGCCTCGGCATCGACATCACCTACGACGAAGTGGCTCGGCAGGCCGGCACGGGGGTCGTCGGCCGTCCCCACTTCGCCGCCGTGCTGGTCCGCAAAGGCATCGTCGACGACATCAACGGCGCATTCCGTGAACTGCTGGCGGATGGCAAGCCTGCCTATGTGAGCCGAAAGCGGCTCACCCCCGAAGACGCCATCGGACTCGCAAAGGCGTCGGGTGCCGTGTCGGTTCTCGCGCATCCTCACACTCTCGGGCTCGACACGGCAGACGAGTTCGCACGAACTTTCCGGTGGCTCCGGTCGGTCGGGCTCATCGGCCTCGAAGCCTATTGCACCGAGCATCCACCCGACGAGCGCCTGGAACTCGCGTCGGTGGCTCGCAGCCACGGTCTCATCCCGTCGGGAGGATCCGACTACCACGGCTCGTACCGACCCGGCGTGCGGATCGGACAAGGGCGCGGAAACTTGCGGGTGCCTGCCGAGCTGCTCGAGGAGCTCCGGGCAGCCCGGGAAACCTCATGA